In a single window of the Gemmatimonadota bacterium genome:
- a CDS encoding protein kinase produces MNDAQQPLNALPQGYRLQEYELVRVLGFGGFGMTYLGFDHNLDKAVAIKEYLPSDIATRTSDNSVAPQASQFRGDFEWGLDRFVDEARALARFDHRHIIKVYRFFEAHGTAYIVMEYAEGETLSAFLERKGTLKESELKSILYPILDGLEVVHRADFLHRDIKPGNIIIRDEDDSPVLLDFGSARQAIGARSRSVTSIITPGYAPIEQYSSRGDQGPWTDIYALGGVCYRALTGEVPYDATDRMRDDPLIPVSERCAGQVSAEFLSAIDWALAVDEGDRPQSITEWRAKLEGTTVTAFPSGDDSSISVAPVEEASTPSAVSQVVASESERQPRVHGKVLWGALGLCLLLVSLGGYLWWENKKSQAKIERYEEKFKEALKDKDFIIAGIYVDSIRVIDSDAPMLSELESRLSSSRQAERWRQEQAEKQRQEQARWVAEQAEKRRQEQAALLEKQRQEQARLVAEQAEKQRQEQAALLEKQRQAFVAKVGRMPQPRGRHKGETDLHITAKLNLPMLTIFLLKSGADINAKDNDGNTPLHWAAYKDASATAEILLKASTNIYAKNNEGRTPLHSAALQDASATAEILLKSGADVHAKDNTGRTPLHWAAQKNAHRMVEVLLKHGADVNAKINGVTPLRLAIGQNAREAAEVLRRYGGREK; encoded by the coding sequence ATGAACGATGCACAACAACCCCTTAACGCCTTACCCCAGGGGTACCGGCTTCAGGAATACGAACTGGTACGTGTCCTCGGCTTTGGCGGATTCGGCATGACCTATCTCGGCTTTGACCACAATCTGGACAAAGCCGTTGCTATCAAAGAATACCTCCCATCCGATATTGCTACCCGTACAAGCGATAACAGTGTTGCCCCACAAGCGAGTCAGTTTCGAGGTGATTTTGAGTGGGGATTAGATCGCTTCGTGGATGAAGCGCGTGCCTTAGCTCGCTTTGATCATCGCCACATTATTAAGGTGTATCGTTTCTTTGAGGCACATGGTACGGCGTATATCGTGATGGAATATGCTGAGGGTGAGACCTTATCGGCGTTTTTGGAACGCAAAGGGACATTGAAAGAATCTGAGCTCAAATCCATACTGTATCCGATCCTTGATGGTCTGGAGGTGGTGCATAGGGCAGATTTTTTGCATCGAGATATCAAGCCGGGTAACATCATCATTCGTGATGAGGATGATTCGCCCGTGTTGTTAGACTTTGGTTCAGCACGTCAGGCAATAGGTGCTCGAAGTCGTTCAGTTACGTCAATTATTACGCCGGGTTACGCGCCGATAGAGCAGTATTCGAGTCGGGGAGATCAAGGCCCCTGGACAGATATCTATGCATTGGGCGGTGTATGCTATCGAGCATTGACTGGTGAAGTGCCGTATGATGCGACGGATCGCATGCGTGATGATCCTCTGATTCCAGTGTCTGAGCGATGTGCAGGTCAAGTGAGTGCAGAATTTCTGTCTGCAATAGATTGGGCGTTGGCTGTGGATGAGGGAGATCGTCCGCAGAGTATCACTGAATGGCGTGCAAAGTTGGAAGGGACGACAGTCACTGCTTTTCCATCAGGCGACGACAGTTCGATTTCTGTTGCTCCTGTTGAGGAGGCAAGTACACCATCTGCTGTGTCTCAAGTTGTTGCATCCGAGTCAGAGCGACAACCAAGGGTCCACGGCAAGGTGCTGTGGGGAGCTTTGGGTTTGTGTCTATTGCTTGTGAGTTTAGGGGGGTATTTGTGGTGGGAAAACAAAAAATCTCAGGCCAAAATTGAACGGTATGAGGAGAAATTTAAGGAAGCTTTGAAGGATAAGGATTTCATTATAGCGGGTATCTATGTGGATTCGATACGTGTGATTGATTCAGATGCGCCTATGTTGTCAGAATTGGAAAGTCGTTTGTCATCATCACGCCAAGCGGAGAGGTGGCGTCAAGAACAGGCTGAGAAGCAGCGTCAAGAGCAAGCAAGATGGGTAGCCGAACAGGCTGAGAAGCGGCGTCAGGAACAAGCAGCATTATTGGAAAAGCAACGTCAAGAGCAAGCAAGACTGGTAGCCGAACAGGCTGAGAAGCAACGTCAAGAGCAAGCGGCATTATTGGAAAAGCAGCGTCAGGCATTTGTCGCAAAGGTAGGGCGCATGCCACAGCCGAGGGGAAGACACAAGGGTGAGACGGACCTGCACATTACAGCGAAACTGAACTTACCTATGCTGACTATATTCCTGCTCAAGTCAGGAGCCGATATAAACGCAAAAGATAATGATGGCAATACGCCGCTGCATTGGGCAGCGTATAAAGATGCTTCTGCGACAGCCGAAATATTGCTCAAGGCCAGCACCAATATATACGCCAAAAACAACGAAGGCAGGACGCCACTACACTCGGCGGCGTTGCAAGATGCTTCTGCGACAGCCGAAATATTGCTCAAGTCAGGCGCCGATGTCCACGCAAAAGACAACACTGGCAGAACGCCGCTGCACTGGGCGGCGCAGAAAAACGCTCATAGGATGGTAGAGGTATTGCTCAAACATGGAGCCGATGTCAACGCGAAGATTAATGGAGTGACGCCGCTACGCCTTGCGATTGGGCAAAATGCTCGTGAGGCCGCTGAGGTGTTGCGTCGTTATGGAGGGCGAGAAAAATAG
- a CDS encoding FHA domain-containing protein translates to MPPAPPGGDQAAGSGRLDAPTQKMDASGSQSQAIPEEKTRIVGGRRRQEDQARLEERAEESNGMDDPVVGWLVIVKGPGKGRAMQLGYGSNSIGRGETDRVNLNFGDDQISRGGHATVTYDPRGRKFYVQHGGGTNLTYLNDQPVLTPVELPALSHISIGNTVLRFMPLCGDAFDWQDTEESQE, encoded by the coding sequence ATGCCGCCAGCACCACCGGGCGGTGATCAAGCCGCTGGTTCTGGGCGTTTGGATGCACCTACTCAAAAGATGGATGCGAGCGGTTCTCAATCCCAAGCGATTCCTGAAGAAAAGACCCGGATCGTAGGTGGTCGTCGCAGGCAGGAAGATCAAGCGCGTCTGGAAGAACGCGCTGAGGAATCCAACGGTATGGATGATCCGGTTGTGGGATGGTTGGTTATTGTCAAGGGACCAGGAAAAGGAAGGGCCATGCAATTGGGTTATGGTTCTAATTCGATTGGACGCGGAGAAACTGACCGCGTCAATCTCAATTTCGGTGATGATCAAATTTCGCGTGGCGGACATGCTACTGTGACCTATGATCCGCGTGGCAGGAAGTTTTATGTGCAGCACGGTGGGGGTACTAATCTAACCTACCTCAATGATCAGCCCGTGCTTACCCCGGTTGAACTGCCCGCGTTGAGCCATATTAGCATCGGCAATACGGTTCTGCGATTTATGCCCTTATGCGGCGATGCATTTGATTGGCAGGATACAGAAGAGAGTCAGGAATAG
- a CDS encoding MotA/TolQ/ExbB proton channel family protein, with the protein MATDQTVEINQRLIASGIGLGIGIVLIALLSTIFDNPDSQVGAFLLDRHTENFPYPFTIQNVMWLMFCMGCGELWGRFNQSNLELAQISRRYLPEDEETMLRAQDLGTLYQKMRPMDGERTFFLQRLIARCILQFQGSRSVNQTNSLLNSSLELFQHELELKYTMLRYLVWLIPTMGFIGTVVGIAFALDYAASVENPQDPKLLAQITGRLGVAFYTTLLALIQSALLVFALHIAQGREEMALNQSGQYCLDNLINRLYEK; encoded by the coding sequence ATGGCAACGGATCAAACAGTGGAAATAAATCAACGCCTCATTGCATCTGGCATCGGTTTGGGAATCGGTATTGTCCTTATTGCGCTGCTGAGTACTATCTTTGATAATCCCGATTCACAGGTGGGTGCTTTTTTGCTCGATCGCCACACGGAAAATTTTCCTTATCCATTTACGATCCAGAATGTCATGTGGCTGATGTTTTGCATGGGATGTGGCGAGTTGTGGGGGCGATTCAACCAGTCCAATTTGGAGTTGGCACAGATCTCCAGGCGATACCTTCCAGAAGATGAAGAGACCATGTTGCGGGCACAGGACCTGGGAACTCTCTATCAAAAGATGCGCCCCATGGATGGGGAACGGACTTTCTTTTTACAACGCTTAATCGCGCGCTGTATTTTGCAATTTCAGGGGAGCAGATCGGTCAATCAGACCAATTCTCTGTTAAATTCTTCTCTGGAATTATTTCAGCACGAACTTGAACTCAAATATACTATGCTGCGATATCTCGTCTGGCTGATTCCTACGATGGGTTTTATTGGCACGGTGGTGGGGATTGCGTTTGCACTGGATTATGCGGCGAGTGTTGAAAATCCACAAGATCCAAAGTTGCTGGCGCAGATCACCGGGCGGCTGGGTGTCGCGTTTTACACGACCTTACTCGCTCTGATTCAATCAGCACTGTTGGTTTTTGCACTGCATATCGCGCAAGGTAGAGAAGAGATGGCTTTGAATCAATCGGGCCAGTACTGTTTGGATAATTTAATCAACCGACTTTATGAAAAATAG
- a CDS encoding FHA domain-containing protein, with the protein MSKFSIYRIGRGSDVDIRIDDSTVSRVQAELVVTAKGAYYLTDCGSSGGSCVARNGEWQPITQGFIAPMDAILLGRYQTTAQQLMAMVKQGDRDIVRRKDDLPEGPVRRNVDTGEIIGDED; encoded by the coding sequence ATGTCTAAATTTTCTATTTATCGAATTGGTCGCGGTTCGGATGTGGATATTCGCATTGATGACAGCACAGTGTCTCGCGTTCAGGCGGAATTGGTTGTGACTGCGAAGGGGGCGTACTATCTAACCGATTGCGGTAGTAGCGGCGGAAGTTGTGTTGCGCGAAATGGCGAGTGGCAGCCTATTACGCAGGGTTTTATAGCTCCGATGGATGCAATTTTGCTCGGTCGGTATCAGACGACCGCACAGCAACTTATGGCGATGGTTAAGCAAGGCGACCGGGATATTGTAAGACGCAAGGATGATTTGCCCGAGGGGCCAGTGCGTCGCAATGTAGATACGGGTGAAATTATAGGAGACGAGGACTGA